One window of Chloroflexota bacterium genomic DNA carries:
- the nuoD gene encoding NADH dehydrogenase (quinone) subunit D, with translation MSVPYSPDVEGERRVVNELQRRFPDAVLATEECCGDQIVTIQPDHLLEIARFLRDDPEMRFDHCVDVTSYDRLGLGEEPRFVAVYQLHSIPFNRRLRLLVPLSGRDKPTVPSVVDIWPTANWLEREVYDLMGIRFQGHPDLRRILMPNDWEGHPLRKDYPRGGEPIPFTVNWSDPEFESLGRQILRPEIPPQEIPPGMNPEQHLIINMGPQHPSTHGVLRLIVELEGERVVRVTPDVGYLHSGFEKQGESVRYKDFVYYTDRLDYTAAMNNNLGYVLAVEKLLGIEVPPRAQVIRVIVAELQRIAAHLVWLGTHAMDISGTIHALLMYVFREREMILDMFEMICGARLTTSYIRIGGVWRDLPPAFESRARDFLALMPARLDEYERMLTDNPVWRKRTQGIGKLTAKQAIALGVTGPLLRAAGVPYDLRKVRPYSGYENYDFEIPTSTDGDAYARYLVRVNEMRQSLRIIEQALDNLPDGPYKTRNHKVALPPREELDTSMEALIHHFKLVTEGLKPPPGQVYMSTENPKGEFGIFIVSDGSAHPYRLRVRGPSFVNLQALDPMSRGHLVADLVTNIGSVDIVLGEVDR, from the coding sequence ATGTCAGTCCCCTATAGCCCCGACGTGGAAGGGGAACGCCGGGTGGTCAACGAGCTCCAGAGGCGCTTCCCGGACGCCGTCCTGGCGACCGAGGAGTGCTGCGGCGACCAGATCGTGACCATCCAGCCCGACCACCTGCTGGAGATCGCTCGCTTCCTGCGGGACGATCCGGAGATGCGCTTCGATCACTGCGTGGACGTCACCTCCTACGACCGGCTGGGCCTGGGCGAGGAGCCCCGCTTCGTAGCCGTCTACCAGCTTCACTCCATTCCCTTCAACCGCCGCCTGCGGCTGTTGGTCCCCCTATCCGGCCGGGACAAGCCCACCGTCCCCTCGGTCGTGGATATCTGGCCGACGGCTAACTGGCTGGAGCGAGAGGTCTACGACTTGATGGGGATCCGTTTCCAGGGGCATCCGGACCTGCGCCGCATCCTGATGCCCAACGATTGGGAGGGACACCCCCTGCGCAAGGACTACCCGCGCGGGGGCGAGCCGATCCCCTTCACGGTAAACTGGTCCGACCCGGAGTTCGAGAGCCTGGGCCGCCAGATCCTTCGGCCGGAGATCCCGCCGCAGGAGATCCCCCCGGGCATGAACCCGGAGCAGCACCTGATCATCAACATGGGGCCACAGCACCCCTCCACCCACGGCGTGCTGCGGCTGATCGTGGAGCTGGAAGGGGAACGGGTCGTCCGGGTGACGCCGGACGTGGGCTACCTGCACTCCGGCTTTGAGAAGCAGGGGGAGAGCGTTCGCTACAAGGATTTCGTCTACTACACCGACCGCCTGGATTACACGGCGGCCATGAACAACAACCTGGGCTACGTCCTGGCCGTCGAGAAGCTGCTGGGGATCGAGGTGCCGCCGCGGGCGCAGGTCATCCGCGTTATCGTGGCCGAACTACAGCGCATCGCCGCCCACCTGGTCTGGCTGGGCACCCACGCCATGGACATCTCGGGCACCATCCACGCGCTGCTGATGTACGTCTTCCGGGAGCGGGAGATGATCCTGGACATGTTCGAGATGATCTGCGGCGCCCGGCTGACCACCTCCTACATCCGCATCGGCGGCGTATGGCGCGATCTACCGCCCGCCTTCGAGTCCCGGGCGCGGGACTTCCTGGCGCTGATGCCCGCCCGCCTGGACGAGTACGAACGCATGCTGACGGACAACCCCGTCTGGCGCAAGCGCACCCAGGGGATCGGCAAGCTGACGGCGAAGCAGGCCATCGCCCTGGGCGTCACCGGCCCCCTGCTGCGAGCGGCCGGCGTCCCCTATGACCTGCGCAAGGTGCGCCCCTACTCGGGGTATGAGAACTACGATTTCGAGATCCCGACGTCAACCGACGGGGACGCGTACGCACGCTACCTGGTGCGCGTGAACGAGATGCGCCAGAGCCTGCGTATCATCGAGCAGGCTTTGGACAACCTCCCCGACGGGCCGTACAAGACGAGGAACCACAAGGTGGCGTTGCCCCCACGGGAGGAGCTGGACACCAGCATGGAGGCTCTGATCCACCACTTCAAACTGGTCACCGAGGGGCTCAAGCCGCCGCCCGGACAGGTTTACATGAGCACGGAGAATCCCAAGGGAGAGTTCGGGATCTTCATCGTCAGCGATGGCAGCGCGCATCCATATCGGCTGCGGGTGCGCGGCCCCTCCTTCGTCAACCTCCAGGCGCTGGACCCCATGTCCCGCGGCCATCTGGTGGCGGATCTGGTGACCAACATCGGCTCCGTGGACATCGTGCTGGGCGAGGTGGATCGGTAA
- the nuoG gene encoding NADH-quinone oxidoreductase subunit NuoG, with protein sequence MTEYVTITIDGKEIKAPKGIPLTRAAKAAGIDIPTFCAHPKLEPIGACRMCLVEIETPRGLRLTTACTTPVTEGLTVHYDSPRAREAREATLEFILANHPLDCPICDKGGECILQDQAMEHGPGESHFIEEKVHKDKHRLISDLILLDQERCVVCWRCIRYLEEWEDKPQLGLYHRGGETVIDIHPDHPVTAKTSGNIIDICPVGALTSRISRFQYRPWRLTRVPSVCIHCSQGCNLRIDVRTNQVRRIVSRENAAVNDQWICDKGRFAQGFFHHSERLSQPLIREGGELRPATWDEALQRVVDELSRRAREQPEAVGAIGSPKASNEANYLLQKFFRLMVDTNNIDHRGGGDVLADPRGLSSIEEIHRADLFVLVGVHLAEEPPVLAMFFKRAVKRNGARVIVIHPRRTEDAAYGLHLPALPGTEAVVLNGLMALLIQHERFERLVRRIAGGRELLAELEAFPPQVVAGLSEVDASALQQAAALLQESERPLVLYGPDVVRGREAQASAAALANLELLLGRDRVAYMGPDANSQGARDMGVLPAYLPGHMPVTDAGARERLRRLWGSEVPEEPGLTYTQMLTAAANGDLKALYVMGADPASEGAWAAAALENLDFLVVQDAFLTETAKRADVVLPATTYAETNGTYTNLERRVQRAPQAFRPWQQARPDWEILTELARRWPIRTAGETRRRKRKKAKRSPQERWSYASIQEVLREITRAVPQYAGLEWEALGEQGQQWPLDDLGRPRRFQEVAPPHALTDPERPFRLLVDRLLYDHGTLIRTTPQLGSLLAEPAARLNPEDMKRLGIQDGDPVRVSSPHGAARPAGSHGAPGRGGPGVQPARGAGGDADGDHRAGDTRRRPEEGIRIWYVYERTDH encoded by the coding sequence ATGACCGAATATGTCACCATCACGATAGACGGCAAAGAGATCAAGGCCCCCAAGGGGATCCCCTTGACGCGTGCGGCCAAAGCGGCCGGCATCGACATCCCGACCTTCTGCGCCCATCCAAAGCTGGAGCCCATCGGTGCCTGCCGCATGTGCCTGGTCGAGATCGAGACGCCGCGCGGGCTCCGGCTGACGACGGCGTGCACGACGCCCGTCACGGAGGGCCTGACGGTCCATTACGACAGCCCTCGCGCCCGAGAGGCCCGAGAGGCCACGCTGGAGTTCATCCTCGCCAACCACCCCCTGGATTGCCCCATCTGCGACAAGGGCGGCGAGTGCATCCTCCAGGACCAGGCGATGGAGCACGGGCCGGGAGAGAGCCACTTCATCGAGGAGAAGGTACACAAAGACAAACACCGCCTCATCTCCGACCTGATCCTGCTGGACCAGGAGCGCTGCGTCGTCTGCTGGCGTTGCATCCGCTACCTGGAGGAGTGGGAGGACAAGCCGCAACTGGGGCTCTACCATCGGGGCGGGGAGACCGTGATCGACATCCACCCGGATCACCCGGTGACCGCCAAGACCAGCGGCAACATCATCGACATCTGCCCCGTGGGGGCGCTGACCAGCCGGATCTCCCGCTTCCAGTACCGGCCCTGGCGCCTGACCCGGGTGCCCAGCGTATGCATCCACTGCTCGCAGGGGTGCAATCTGCGCATCGATGTGCGCACCAACCAGGTACGGCGCATCGTCAGCCGGGAGAACGCGGCCGTCAACGATCAATGGATCTGCGACAAGGGGCGGTTCGCCCAGGGATTCTTCCACCATTCCGAGCGGCTCAGCCAGCCGCTCATCCGGGAGGGCGGAGAACTGCGTCCGGCCACATGGGACGAGGCGCTGCAGCGGGTCGTGGATGAGCTGTCCCGCAGGGCCCGGGAGCAACCGGAGGCGGTGGGCGCCATCGGATCGCCCAAGGCGAGCAATGAGGCCAACTACCTGCTGCAGAAGTTCTTCCGCCTGATGGTGGACACCAACAACATCGACCATCGGGGCGGCGGGGACGTCCTGGCCGATCCCCGAGGGCTGTCCTCCATCGAGGAAATCCACCGGGCGGACCTGTTCGTCCTGGTGGGCGTACATCTGGCAGAGGAGCCGCCCGTCCTGGCCATGTTCTTCAAGCGGGCCGTCAAGCGGAACGGCGCCAGGGTGATCGTCATCCACCCGCGCCGGACCGAGGACGCGGCCTACGGATTGCACCTGCCCGCGCTGCCGGGCACGGAGGCGGTGGTCCTGAACGGCCTGATGGCCCTTCTGATCCAGCACGAGCGCTTCGAGCGGCTGGTGCGGCGCATAGCGGGCGGGCGAGAGCTCCTGGCGGAGCTGGAGGCGTTCCCGCCCCAGGTCGTCGCGGGCCTGAGCGAGGTGGACGCGAGCGCGCTGCAACAGGCGGCCGCGCTCCTACAGGAAAGCGAGCGTCCGCTGGTCCTATACGGCCCCGACGTGGTGCGCGGCCGGGAGGCCCAGGCCAGCGCGGCCGCGCTGGCCAATCTGGAGCTCCTGCTCGGGCGCGATCGTGTGGCCTACATGGGCCCCGACGCCAACAGCCAGGGCGCCCGAGACATGGGCGTGTTGCCCGCCTATCTGCCCGGCCATATGCCCGTCACCGACGCCGGGGCACGAGAGCGGCTCCGCCGCCTGTGGGGTAGCGAGGTGCCGGAGGAGCCGGGCCTGACCTATACGCAGATGCTGACGGCGGCCGCGAACGGCGACCTGAAGGCGCTGTACGTCATGGGCGCCGACCCCGCGTCGGAGGGGGCCTGGGCAGCCGCCGCGCTGGAGAACCTGGACTTCCTGGTCGTCCAGGACGCGTTCCTGACCGAGACGGCGAAGCGGGCCGATGTGGTGCTGCCCGCGACGACGTACGCGGAGACGAACGGCACCTACACCAATCTGGAGCGCCGGGTGCAGCGGGCGCCTCAGGCCTTTCGCCCCTGGCAGCAGGCGCGGCCGGATTGGGAGATTCTCACCGAGCTGGCCCGCCGCTGGCCTATCCGAACGGCCGGGGAGACGCGCCGACGCAAGCGCAAGAAGGCAAAGCGCTCCCCGCAGGAGCGATGGAGCTACGCCTCTATCCAGGAGGTGCTGCGCGAGATCACGCGAGCGGTGCCCCAATACGCCGGGCTGGAGTGGGAGGCCCTGGGCGAGCAGGGGCAGCAGTGGCCGCTGGACGACCTCGGCAGGCCCCGGAGATTCCAGGAGGTGGCCCCACCGCACGCACTCACGGATCCGGAACGCCCATTCCGGCTGCTGGTCGATCGGCTCCTGTACGACCACGGGACGCTGATCCGCACGACGCCACAACTCGGCAGCCTGCTGGCGGAGCCGGCGGCGCGCCTGAACCCCGAGGATATGAAGCGTCTGGGGATTCAGGACGGGGATCCGGTGCGGGTGTCCTCGCCGCACGGGGCTGCCCGCCCGGCCGGATCGCACGGTGCGCCCGGGCGTGGTGGCCCTGGCGTACAGCCTGCCCGGGGCGCCGGCGGAGACGCTGATGGGGACCACCGGGCCGGGGATACTCGTCGACGTCCAGAAGAGGGGATAAGGATCTGGTATGTCTACGAGAGAACAGATCATTGA
- a CDS encoding NADH-quinone oxidoreductase subunit B, giving the protein MEHDFSLAAGQEGMNSQGYVLTTLEQMINWSRRYSVWPLLFGLACCAIEMITSGTSRHDISRFGSEVFRASPRQADLMIVAGRVSNKMAPVIKRLYDQMLEPKWVIAMGICASAGGPFNNYAIIQGVDKIIPVDVYIPGCPPRPEALFYGLEKLQAKISRERAAMRGDLPWLRKQAAMPEEG; this is encoded by the coding sequence ATGGAGCATGACTTTTCCCTGGCCGCAGGGCAAGAGGGCATGAACTCGCAGGGATATGTGCTGACCACTCTGGAACAGATGATCAATTGGAGTCGGCGCTACTCGGTCTGGCCGCTGCTGTTCGGCCTGGCCTGCTGCGCCATCGAGATGATCACCTCCGGCACCAGCCGCCACGACATCTCCCGCTTCGGCTCGGAGGTCTTCCGGGCCTCCCCACGACAGGCGGACCTGATGATCGTGGCCGGGCGGGTGTCCAACAAGATGGCCCCCGTCATCAAGCGCCTGTACGACCAGATGCTGGAGCCCAAGTGGGTCATCGCCATGGGCATCTGCGCCTCCGCCGGAGGGCCCTTCAACAACTACGCCATCATCCAGGGGGTGGACAAGATCATCCCGGTGGATGTGTATATCCCCGGCTGCCCTCCCAGGCCGGAGGCCCTCTTCTACGGCCTGGAGAAGCTGCAAGCCAAGATCTCTCGTGAGCGGGCGGCCATGCGCGGGGACCTCCCCTGGCTACGCAAGCAGGCCGCCATGCCGGAGGAGGGGTAA
- the nuoF gene encoding NADH-quinone oxidoreductase subunit NuoF: protein MRRYPHPRSALGPALHVVQRELGWVPPEVEEEVAELFGLDPAEVHAFVGFYNMYYKAPKGLYHLEICTNVSCKLRGADECARHLMERLGLKGWGETTEDGLFTLDHAECLGSCGTAPVMSVRKRGQELPRYYEALTPERIDEILAELRANAEQPLPVEPEPMGPAHFGGMEPKVLLARVTKPDSHRLATYVEDGGYQALRKALSEMTPEQVVETVKLSGLRGRGGAGFPAGVKWSFIPQGVFPRYLVCNADESEPGTFKDRILMEYDPHQVLEGIIIAAYAIQAEKAFIYIRGEYGFPYARLQQAIQEAYENNYLGRNILGSNYSLDVIVHRGAGAYICGEETALLSSLEGQRGHPRLKPPFPASEGLYRKPTIVNNVETLANVPHIVKHGVEWYRSFGTERSPGFRLFALSGEVRKPGVYELPHGITLRELIYEHAGGTLDDRPVKAIVPGGLSMPILTAEHLDTPLDFESVQEVGSLLGSAGIIVMCEGTSLIEVMERTIAFYREESCGKCAPCREGTGWLEKILQRIRSGEGRKEDLDEILRLAKFIEQQTFCPFGPAAVWGITSAIKRFRAELEAYIEETNPTGEVPPLPVRPVYRPDVGMPAHERD from the coding sequence ATGCGAAGATACCCTCATCCCCGCTCGGCGTTGGGCCCGGCCCTCCACGTGGTGCAACGAGAGCTCGGCTGGGTGCCGCCGGAGGTGGAGGAGGAGGTGGCCGAGCTGTTCGGCCTGGACCCCGCGGAGGTACACGCCTTCGTCGGATTCTACAACATGTACTACAAAGCGCCCAAGGGGCTCTACCACCTGGAGATATGCACCAACGTCTCCTGCAAACTCCGCGGGGCGGACGAATGCGCTCGTCACTTAATGGAGAGGCTGGGGTTGAAGGGATGGGGAGAAACCACCGAGGACGGCCTCTTCACATTGGATCACGCCGAATGCCTCGGATCGTGCGGGACCGCCCCGGTGATGAGCGTGCGCAAGCGGGGCCAGGAGCTCCCCCGCTACTACGAGGCGCTGACCCCGGAGCGGATCGACGAGATCCTGGCCGAGCTGCGAGCTAACGCCGAACAGCCCCTGCCCGTGGAGCCGGAGCCGATGGGGCCGGCCCACTTCGGGGGCATGGAGCCCAAGGTCCTGCTGGCGCGGGTGACGAAGCCGGACTCCCATCGCCTGGCGACCTACGTGGAGGACGGGGGATACCAGGCGCTGCGGAAAGCCCTCTCGGAGATGACGCCCGAGCAGGTGGTCGAGACCGTGAAGCTCTCCGGGCTGCGGGGGCGCGGCGGCGCCGGCTTCCCGGCGGGCGTGAAGTGGTCCTTCATCCCCCAGGGCGTCTTCCCACGCTACCTGGTGTGCAACGCCGACGAGAGCGAGCCGGGCACCTTCAAGGACCGCATCCTGATGGAATACGACCCCCACCAGGTGCTGGAGGGGATCATCATCGCCGCATACGCCATCCAGGCGGAGAAGGCGTTCATCTACATCCGGGGGGAGTACGGGTTCCCATACGCCCGGCTGCAGCAGGCGATCCAGGAGGCCTACGAGAACAACTACCTGGGGCGGAACATCCTCGGGAGCAACTACAGCCTGGATGTGATCGTCCATCGCGGCGCCGGCGCGTACATTTGCGGCGAGGAGACGGCGCTGCTCTCCTCGCTGGAGGGACAGCGCGGGCACCCGAGGCTGAAGCCCCCCTTCCCCGCGTCGGAGGGGCTCTACCGCAAGCCGACCATTGTGAACAACGTGGAGACCCTGGCCAACGTGCCACACATCGTGAAGCACGGGGTGGAATGGTATCGCTCCTTCGGGACGGAGAGGAGCCCAGGCTTCCGCCTCTTCGCCCTCAGCGGCGAGGTGCGAAAGCCCGGCGTCTACGAGCTGCCCCACGGCATCACGCTGCGGGAGCTGATCTACGAGCACGCGGGGGGGACGCTGGATGATCGGCCGGTGAAGGCCATCGTCCCTGGCGGCCTCTCCATGCCCATACTGACCGCAGAGCATCTGGACACCCCCCTGGACTTCGAGTCCGTGCAGGAGGTCGGATCGCTCCTGGGCTCGGCCGGCATCATCGTCATGTGCGAAGGCACCTCGCTGATCGAGGTCATGGAGCGTACCATCGCCTTCTACCGCGAGGAGTCGTGCGGGAAATGCGCCCCCTGCCGTGAGGGGACGGGATGGCTGGAGAAGATCCTCCAGCGTATCCGCTCCGGGGAGGGGCGCAAAGAGGACCTGGACGAGATCCTTCGCCTGGCGAAGTTCATCGAACAGCAGACCTTCTGTCCCTTCGGCCCCGCAGCGGTCTGGGGGATCACCAGCGCCATCAAGCGATTCCGGGCGGAGCTGGAAGCGTATATTGAAGAGACGAACCCTACCGGCGAAGTCCCTCCATTGCCCGTGCGACCGGTCTATCGGCCGGATGTGGGGATGCCGGCGCACGAACGCGACTGA
- the ndhC gene encoding NAD(P)H-quinone oxidoreductase subunit 3 gives MLVDYVPILILLFLSTALAVIALLFPTLLGPKRPTPTKLEPYESGLRPFSLPRRRFPVHYYMVAILFVLFDIEVLFLYPWAVLLRRLRWFGIIEMAVFLGILLVGYIYAWRKGGLDWL, from the coding sequence ATGCTCGTCGATTACGTGCCGATCCTGATTTTGCTCTTCCTCTCCACGGCGTTGGCCGTGATCGCTTTGCTTTTTCCCACCCTGTTAGGACCTAAGCGTCCAACCCCCACCAAACTGGAGCCATACGAGTCGGGCTTGCGGCCCTTCTCTCTTCCCCGTCGCCGCTTCCCCGTGCACTACTACATGGTGGCCATCCTCTTCGTGCTGTTCGATATCGAGGTGCTCTTCCTGTATCCGTGGGCCGTCCTCCTGCGTCGCCTGCGCTGGTTCGGCATCATCGAGATGGCCGTCTTCCTGGGGATCCTGCTGGTAGGTTACATCTACGCGTGGCGAAAAGGGGGATTGGATTGGCTGTAA